The Pelmatolapia mariae isolate MD_Pm_ZW linkage group LG10_11, Pm_UMD_F_2, whole genome shotgun sequence genome includes a region encoding these proteins:
- the LOC134635898 gene encoding phosphatidylinositol-binding clathrin assembly protein-like isoform X7, whose translation MSGQSITDRITAAQHSVTGSAISKTVCKATTHEIMGPKKKHLNYLIQCTNEMNVNIPQLADTLFERTASTSWVVVFKSLTTTHHLMVYGNERFIQYLASRNTLFNLSNFLDRSGLQGYDMSTFIRRYSRYLNEKAVSYRQVAFDFTKVKRGSDGVMRTMNTEKLLKTISVIQTQMDVLLDFNVNANELTNGVINAAFMLLFKDAIRLFAAYNESIINLLEKYFDMKKVQCKEGLDLYKKFLTRMTRISEFLRVAEQVGIDRGDIPDLSQFTVCAPSSLLDALEQHLASLEGKKVKDSTAASRASTLSSAVSSLANTGMSFSKVDEREKQAALEEEQARLKALKEQRLKELQKTPTTATTDSSPVSLDGTIDSAPVLDPFSTTNSTSSTFSAASDLLDLQPTFQQPLSTTTNIWGDSFCGPCPSNTTALFHSEPAVAGLFTAGFPASPAPQQPQNLRGINADFDSVFGNNTNTNNLDSTDLGIGNGRAKNDLHWNQSDEKKLTGGTNWLPNTAPSTTWNPATMAPSAVAFPAATPTGMMAYAMPPRMGSMMITQPTMMYTQPVMRSPNPFGPNPGAQMQFM comes from the exons ATGTCCGGACAGAGCATTACTGACAGGATCACGGCCGCTCAGCACAGTGTCACCGGCTCCGCGATTTCGAAAACTGTCTGCAAGGCAACCACTCATGAAATAATGGGGCCAAAGAAGAAACACTTGAACT ACTTGATTCAGTGCACCAACGAGATGAATGTGAACATCCCTCAGCTGGCTGATACTCTGTTTGAGCGGACTGCCAGCACCAGCTGGGTGGTTGTCTTCAAGTCTCTCACCACTACACACCATCTGATGGTCTATGGCAATGAG AGATTTATACAATATCTGGCTTCAAGAAACACACTTTTTAACCTCAGCAACTTTTTGGACAGAAGTGGCCTACAAG GCTATGATATGTCAACATTCATCAGGAGGTACAGCCGCTACCTGAATGAGAAGGCTGTCTCCTACAGACAAGTCGCATTTGACTTCACTAAAGTGAAAAGAGG gtctgatggagtcaTGAGAACCATGAACACAGAGAAACTCCTTAAAACTATTTCTGTCATTCAGACTCAGATGGATGTGTTACTTGATTTCAAT GTCAACGCCAATGAACTGACAAACGGTGTGATCAATGCAGCCTTCATGCTTCTGTTTAAAGATGCAATCCGACTGTTTGCGGCCTACAATGAGAGCATAATCAACCTCCTGG AGAAATACTTTGACATGAAAAAAGTTCAATGCAAAGAAGGACTGGACCTCTACAAGAAGTTTCTTACACGAATGACAAGAATCTCCGAGTTCCTCAGAGTTGCAGAG CAAGTTGGAATTGATCGAGGAGATATCCCAGATCTGTCTCAG tTTACAGTGTGT GCCCCAAGCAGTCTGCTGGATGCTCTGGAGCAGCACTTGGCCTCTTTAGAGGGAAAGAAAGTCAAAGATTCAACAGCAGCCAGCAG AGCTAGCACCCTCTCCAGTGCTGTCTCTTCCCTGGCCAACACCGGCATGTCTTTCTCCAAAGTGGACGAGAGAGAAAAGCAGGCTGCCCTGGAGGAAGAGCAGGCTCGCCTCAAAGCACTGAAA GAACAGCGTCTGAAAGAGCTCCAAAAGACCCCCACTACAGCGACCACAGACTCCTCCCCCGTCTCTCTGGATGGGACCATAGACTCTGCCCCTGTTCTTGACCCCTTCTCAACCACCAACTCGACCAGCAG CACCTTCAGCGCAGCCAGTGACCTACTGGACCTCCAGCCGACCTTCCAGCAGCCTctctccaccaccaccaacatATGGGGAG ACTCTTTCTGTGGGCCGTGCCCTTCCAACACCACTGCTCTGTTCCACTCTGAGCCTGCTGTGGCTGGTCTGTTCACAG cagggTTTCCAGCCTCCCCAGCTCCTCAGCAACCACAGAACCTGCGAGGCATCAATGCAGACTTTGACTCAGTTTTTGGCAACAACACTAATACCAACAACTTGGATTCCACAG ATCTAGGAATTGGGAACGGCAGAGCAAAGAA TGATCTTCACTGGAATCAGTCGGATGAGAAGAAGCTGACTGGTGGAACTAACTGGCTACCCAACACAGCTCCTTCCACCACCTGGAACCCTGCAACCATG GCACCATCTGCTGTGGCTTTCCCTGCAGCCACACCGACGGGCATGATGGCATATGCAATG CCTCCCCGAATGGGCTCCATGATGATCACACAGCCTACTATGATGTATACTCAGCCTGTGATGAGGTCACCCAACCCCTTTGGGCCCAATCCTGGTGCTCAG ATGCAGTTCATGTAA
- the LOC134635898 gene encoding phosphatidylinositol-binding clathrin assembly protein-like isoform X1 encodes MSGQSITDRITAAQHSVTGSAISKTVCKATTHEIMGPKKKHLNYLIQCTNEMNVNIPQLADTLFERTASTSWVVVFKSLTTTHHLMVYGNERFIQYLASRNTLFNLSNFLDRSGLQGYDMSTFIRRYSRYLNEKAVSYRQVAFDFTKVKRGSDGVMRTMNTEKLLKTISVIQTQMDVLLDFNVNANELTNGVINAAFMLLFKDAIRLFAAYNESIINLLEKYFDMKKVQCKEGLDLYKKFLTRMTRISEFLRVAEQVGIDRGDIPDLSQFTVCAPSSLLDALEQHLASLEGKKVKDSTAASRASTLSSAVSSLANTGMSFSKVDEREKQAALEEEQARLKALKEQRLKELQKTPTTATTDSSPVSLDGTIDSAPVLDPFSTTNSTSSTFSAASDLLDLQPTFQQPLSTTTNIWGDSFCGPCPSNTTALFHSEPAVAGLFTAGFPASPAPQQPQNLRGINADFDSVFGNNTNTNNLDSTDVLGGILKPTVASSPHQRMTLNSQQPHPKLVCDDLDSSLANLVGNLGIGNGRAKNDLHWNQSDEKKLTGGTNWLPNTAPSTTWNPATMAPSAVAFPAATPTGMMAYAMPPRMGSMMITQPTMMYTQPVMRSPNPFGPNPGAQMQFM; translated from the exons ATGTCCGGACAGAGCATTACTGACAGGATCACGGCCGCTCAGCACAGTGTCACCGGCTCCGCGATTTCGAAAACTGTCTGCAAGGCAACCACTCATGAAATAATGGGGCCAAAGAAGAAACACTTGAACT ACTTGATTCAGTGCACCAACGAGATGAATGTGAACATCCCTCAGCTGGCTGATACTCTGTTTGAGCGGACTGCCAGCACCAGCTGGGTGGTTGTCTTCAAGTCTCTCACCACTACACACCATCTGATGGTCTATGGCAATGAG AGATTTATACAATATCTGGCTTCAAGAAACACACTTTTTAACCTCAGCAACTTTTTGGACAGAAGTGGCCTACAAG GCTATGATATGTCAACATTCATCAGGAGGTACAGCCGCTACCTGAATGAGAAGGCTGTCTCCTACAGACAAGTCGCATTTGACTTCACTAAAGTGAAAAGAGG gtctgatggagtcaTGAGAACCATGAACACAGAGAAACTCCTTAAAACTATTTCTGTCATTCAGACTCAGATGGATGTGTTACTTGATTTCAAT GTCAACGCCAATGAACTGACAAACGGTGTGATCAATGCAGCCTTCATGCTTCTGTTTAAAGATGCAATCCGACTGTTTGCGGCCTACAATGAGAGCATAATCAACCTCCTGG AGAAATACTTTGACATGAAAAAAGTTCAATGCAAAGAAGGACTGGACCTCTACAAGAAGTTTCTTACACGAATGACAAGAATCTCCGAGTTCCTCAGAGTTGCAGAG CAAGTTGGAATTGATCGAGGAGATATCCCAGATCTGTCTCAG tTTACAGTGTGT GCCCCAAGCAGTCTGCTGGATGCTCTGGAGCAGCACTTGGCCTCTTTAGAGGGAAAGAAAGTCAAAGATTCAACAGCAGCCAGCAG AGCTAGCACCCTCTCCAGTGCTGTCTCTTCCCTGGCCAACACCGGCATGTCTTTCTCCAAAGTGGACGAGAGAGAAAAGCAGGCTGCCCTGGAGGAAGAGCAGGCTCGCCTCAAAGCACTGAAA GAACAGCGTCTGAAAGAGCTCCAAAAGACCCCCACTACAGCGACCACAGACTCCTCCCCCGTCTCTCTGGATGGGACCATAGACTCTGCCCCTGTTCTTGACCCCTTCTCAACCACCAACTCGACCAGCAG CACCTTCAGCGCAGCCAGTGACCTACTGGACCTCCAGCCGACCTTCCAGCAGCCTctctccaccaccaccaacatATGGGGAG ACTCTTTCTGTGGGCCGTGCCCTTCCAACACCACTGCTCTGTTCCACTCTGAGCCTGCTGTGGCTGGTCTGTTCACAG cagggTTTCCAGCCTCCCCAGCTCCTCAGCAACCACAGAACCTGCGAGGCATCAATGCAGACTTTGACTCAGTTTTTGGCAACAACACTAATACCAACAACTTGGATTCCACAG ATGTTTTAGGTGGCATCCTAAAACCTACAGTGGCATCCTCACCACATCAGCGCATGACTTTAAACAGCCAGCAGCCCCACCCCAAGTTGGTATGTGATGATCTGGATTCGTCACTTGCCAATCTTGTTGGCA ATCTAGGAATTGGGAACGGCAGAGCAAAGAA TGATCTTCACTGGAATCAGTCGGATGAGAAGAAGCTGACTGGTGGAACTAACTGGCTACCCAACACAGCTCCTTCCACCACCTGGAACCCTGCAACCATG GCACCATCTGCTGTGGCTTTCCCTGCAGCCACACCGACGGGCATGATGGCATATGCAATG CCTCCCCGAATGGGCTCCATGATGATCACACAGCCTACTATGATGTATACTCAGCCTGTGATGAGGTCACCCAACCCCTTTGGGCCCAATCCTGGTGCTCAG ATGCAGTTCATGTAA
- the LOC134635898 gene encoding phosphatidylinositol-binding clathrin assembly protein-like isoform X5, translating into MSGQSITDRITAAQHSVTGSAISKTVCKATTHEIMGPKKKHLNYLIQCTNEMNVNIPQLADTLFERTASTSWVVVFKSLTTTHHLMVYGNERFIQYLASRNTLFNLSNFLDRSGLQGYDMSTFIRRYSRYLNEKAVSYRQVAFDFTKVKRGSDGVMRTMNTEKLLKTISVIQTQMDVLLDFNVNANELTNGVINAAFMLLFKDAIRLFAAYNESIINLLEKYFDMKKVQCKEGLDLYKKFLTRMTRISEFLRVAEQVGIDRGDIPDLSQFTVCAPSSLLDALEQHLASLEGKKVKDSTAASRASTLSSAVSSLANTGMSFSKVDEREKQAALEEEQARLKALKEQRLKELQKTPTTATTDSSPVSLDGTIDSAPVLDPFSTTNSTSSTFSAASDLLDLQPTFQQPLSTTTNIWGDSFCGPCPSNTTALFHSEPAVAGLFTAGFPASPAPQQPQNLRGINADFDSVFGNNTNTNNLDSTVASSPHQRMTLNSQQPHPKLVCDDLDSSLANLVGNLGIGNGRAKNDLHWNQSDEKKLTGGTNWLPNTAPSTTWNPATMAPSAVAFPAATPTGMMAYAMPPRMGSMMITQPTMMYTQPVMRSPNPFGPNPGAQMQFM; encoded by the exons ATGTCCGGACAGAGCATTACTGACAGGATCACGGCCGCTCAGCACAGTGTCACCGGCTCCGCGATTTCGAAAACTGTCTGCAAGGCAACCACTCATGAAATAATGGGGCCAAAGAAGAAACACTTGAACT ACTTGATTCAGTGCACCAACGAGATGAATGTGAACATCCCTCAGCTGGCTGATACTCTGTTTGAGCGGACTGCCAGCACCAGCTGGGTGGTTGTCTTCAAGTCTCTCACCACTACACACCATCTGATGGTCTATGGCAATGAG AGATTTATACAATATCTGGCTTCAAGAAACACACTTTTTAACCTCAGCAACTTTTTGGACAGAAGTGGCCTACAAG GCTATGATATGTCAACATTCATCAGGAGGTACAGCCGCTACCTGAATGAGAAGGCTGTCTCCTACAGACAAGTCGCATTTGACTTCACTAAAGTGAAAAGAGG gtctgatggagtcaTGAGAACCATGAACACAGAGAAACTCCTTAAAACTATTTCTGTCATTCAGACTCAGATGGATGTGTTACTTGATTTCAAT GTCAACGCCAATGAACTGACAAACGGTGTGATCAATGCAGCCTTCATGCTTCTGTTTAAAGATGCAATCCGACTGTTTGCGGCCTACAATGAGAGCATAATCAACCTCCTGG AGAAATACTTTGACATGAAAAAAGTTCAATGCAAAGAAGGACTGGACCTCTACAAGAAGTTTCTTACACGAATGACAAGAATCTCCGAGTTCCTCAGAGTTGCAGAG CAAGTTGGAATTGATCGAGGAGATATCCCAGATCTGTCTCAG tTTACAGTGTGT GCCCCAAGCAGTCTGCTGGATGCTCTGGAGCAGCACTTGGCCTCTTTAGAGGGAAAGAAAGTCAAAGATTCAACAGCAGCCAGCAG AGCTAGCACCCTCTCCAGTGCTGTCTCTTCCCTGGCCAACACCGGCATGTCTTTCTCCAAAGTGGACGAGAGAGAAAAGCAGGCTGCCCTGGAGGAAGAGCAGGCTCGCCTCAAAGCACTGAAA GAACAGCGTCTGAAAGAGCTCCAAAAGACCCCCACTACAGCGACCACAGACTCCTCCCCCGTCTCTCTGGATGGGACCATAGACTCTGCCCCTGTTCTTGACCCCTTCTCAACCACCAACTCGACCAGCAG CACCTTCAGCGCAGCCAGTGACCTACTGGACCTCCAGCCGACCTTCCAGCAGCCTctctccaccaccaccaacatATGGGGAG ACTCTTTCTGTGGGCCGTGCCCTTCCAACACCACTGCTCTGTTCCACTCTGAGCCTGCTGTGGCTGGTCTGTTCACAG cagggTTTCCAGCCTCCCCAGCTCCTCAGCAACCACAGAACCTGCGAGGCATCAATGCAGACTTTGACTCAGTTTTTGGCAACAACACTAATACCAACAACTTGGATTCCACAG TGGCATCCTCACCACATCAGCGCATGACTTTAAACAGCCAGCAGCCCCACCCCAAGTTGGTATGTGATGATCTGGATTCGTCACTTGCCAATCTTGTTGGCA ATCTAGGAATTGGGAACGGCAGAGCAAAGAA TGATCTTCACTGGAATCAGTCGGATGAGAAGAAGCTGACTGGTGGAACTAACTGGCTACCCAACACAGCTCCTTCCACCACCTGGAACCCTGCAACCATG GCACCATCTGCTGTGGCTTTCCCTGCAGCCACACCGACGGGCATGATGGCATATGCAATG CCTCCCCGAATGGGCTCCATGATGATCACACAGCCTACTATGATGTATACTCAGCCTGTGATGAGGTCACCCAACCCCTTTGGGCCCAATCCTGGTGCTCAG ATGCAGTTCATGTAA
- the LOC134635898 gene encoding phosphatidylinositol-binding clathrin assembly protein-like isoform X4 has translation MSGQSITDRITAAQHSVTGSAISKTVCKATTHEIMGPKKKHLNYLIQCTNEMNVNIPQLADTLFERTASTSWVVVFKSLTTTHHLMVYGNERFIQYLASRNTLFNLSNFLDRSGLQGYDMSTFIRRYSRYLNEKAVSYRQVAFDFTKVKRGSDGVMRTMNTEKLLKTISVIQTQMDVLLDFNVNANELTNGVINAAFMLLFKDAIRLFAAYNESIINLLEKYFDMKKVQCKEGLDLYKKFLTRMTRISEFLRVAEQVGIDRGDIPDLSQAPSSLLDALEQHLASLEGKKVKDSTAASRASTLSSAVSSLANTGMSFSKVDEREKQAALEEEQARLKALKEQRLKELQKTPTTATTDSSPVSLDGTIDSAPVLDPFSTTNSTSSTFSAASDLLDLQPTFQQPLSTTTNIWGDSFCGPCPSNTTALFHSEPAVAGLFTAGFPASPAPQQPQNLRGINADFDSVFGNNTNTNNLDSTDVLGGILKPTVASSPHQRMTLNSQQPHPKLVCDDLDSSLANLVGNLGIGNGRAKNDLHWNQSDEKKLTGGTNWLPNTAPSTTWNPATMAPSAVAFPAATPTGMMAYAMPPRMGSMMITQPTMMYTQPVMRSPNPFGPNPGAQMQFM, from the exons ATGTCCGGACAGAGCATTACTGACAGGATCACGGCCGCTCAGCACAGTGTCACCGGCTCCGCGATTTCGAAAACTGTCTGCAAGGCAACCACTCATGAAATAATGGGGCCAAAGAAGAAACACTTGAACT ACTTGATTCAGTGCACCAACGAGATGAATGTGAACATCCCTCAGCTGGCTGATACTCTGTTTGAGCGGACTGCCAGCACCAGCTGGGTGGTTGTCTTCAAGTCTCTCACCACTACACACCATCTGATGGTCTATGGCAATGAG AGATTTATACAATATCTGGCTTCAAGAAACACACTTTTTAACCTCAGCAACTTTTTGGACAGAAGTGGCCTACAAG GCTATGATATGTCAACATTCATCAGGAGGTACAGCCGCTACCTGAATGAGAAGGCTGTCTCCTACAGACAAGTCGCATTTGACTTCACTAAAGTGAAAAGAGG gtctgatggagtcaTGAGAACCATGAACACAGAGAAACTCCTTAAAACTATTTCTGTCATTCAGACTCAGATGGATGTGTTACTTGATTTCAAT GTCAACGCCAATGAACTGACAAACGGTGTGATCAATGCAGCCTTCATGCTTCTGTTTAAAGATGCAATCCGACTGTTTGCGGCCTACAATGAGAGCATAATCAACCTCCTGG AGAAATACTTTGACATGAAAAAAGTTCAATGCAAAGAAGGACTGGACCTCTACAAGAAGTTTCTTACACGAATGACAAGAATCTCCGAGTTCCTCAGAGTTGCAGAG CAAGTTGGAATTGATCGAGGAGATATCCCAGATCTGTCTCAG GCCCCAAGCAGTCTGCTGGATGCTCTGGAGCAGCACTTGGCCTCTTTAGAGGGAAAGAAAGTCAAAGATTCAACAGCAGCCAGCAG AGCTAGCACCCTCTCCAGTGCTGTCTCTTCCCTGGCCAACACCGGCATGTCTTTCTCCAAAGTGGACGAGAGAGAAAAGCAGGCTGCCCTGGAGGAAGAGCAGGCTCGCCTCAAAGCACTGAAA GAACAGCGTCTGAAAGAGCTCCAAAAGACCCCCACTACAGCGACCACAGACTCCTCCCCCGTCTCTCTGGATGGGACCATAGACTCTGCCCCTGTTCTTGACCCCTTCTCAACCACCAACTCGACCAGCAG CACCTTCAGCGCAGCCAGTGACCTACTGGACCTCCAGCCGACCTTCCAGCAGCCTctctccaccaccaccaacatATGGGGAG ACTCTTTCTGTGGGCCGTGCCCTTCCAACACCACTGCTCTGTTCCACTCTGAGCCTGCTGTGGCTGGTCTGTTCACAG cagggTTTCCAGCCTCCCCAGCTCCTCAGCAACCACAGAACCTGCGAGGCATCAATGCAGACTTTGACTCAGTTTTTGGCAACAACACTAATACCAACAACTTGGATTCCACAG ATGTTTTAGGTGGCATCCTAAAACCTACAGTGGCATCCTCACCACATCAGCGCATGACTTTAAACAGCCAGCAGCCCCACCCCAAGTTGGTATGTGATGATCTGGATTCGTCACTTGCCAATCTTGTTGGCA ATCTAGGAATTGGGAACGGCAGAGCAAAGAA TGATCTTCACTGGAATCAGTCGGATGAGAAGAAGCTGACTGGTGGAACTAACTGGCTACCCAACACAGCTCCTTCCACCACCTGGAACCCTGCAACCATG GCACCATCTGCTGTGGCTTTCCCTGCAGCCACACCGACGGGCATGATGGCATATGCAATG CCTCCCCGAATGGGCTCCATGATGATCACACAGCCTACTATGATGTATACTCAGCCTGTGATGAGGTCACCCAACCCCTTTGGGCCCAATCCTGGTGCTCAG ATGCAGTTCATGTAA
- the LOC134635898 gene encoding phosphatidylinositol-binding clathrin assembly protein-like isoform X10 gives MSGQSITDRITAAQHSVTGSAISKTVCKATTHEIMGPKKKHLNYLIQCTNEMNVNIPQLADTLFERTASTSWVVVFKSLTTTHHLMVYGNERFIQYLASRNTLFNLSNFLDRSGLQGYDMSTFIRRYSRYLNEKAVSYRQVAFDFTKVKRGSDGVMRTMNTEKLLKTISVIQTQMDVLLDFNVNANELTNGVINAAFMLLFKDAIRLFAAYNESIINLLEKYFDMKKVQCKEGLDLYKKFLTRMTRISEFLRVAEQVGIDRGDIPDLSQAPSSLLDALEQHLASLEGKKVKDSTAASRASTLSSAVSSLANTGMSFSKVDEREKQAALEEEQARLKALKEQRLKELQKTPTTATTDSSPVSLDGTIDSAPVLDPFSTTNSTSSTFSAASDLLDLQPTFQQPLSTTTNIWGDSFCGPCPSNTTALFHSEPAVAGLFTAGFPASPAPQQPQNLRGINADFDSVFGNNTNTNNLDSTGGILKPTVASSPHQRMTLNSQQPHPKLVCDDLDSSLANLVGNLGIGNGRAKNDLHWNQSDEKKLTGGTNWLPNTAPSTTWNPATMAPSAVAFPAATPTGMMAYAMPPRMGSMMITQPTMMYTQPVMRSPNPFGPNPGAQMQFM, from the exons ATGTCCGGACAGAGCATTACTGACAGGATCACGGCCGCTCAGCACAGTGTCACCGGCTCCGCGATTTCGAAAACTGTCTGCAAGGCAACCACTCATGAAATAATGGGGCCAAAGAAGAAACACTTGAACT ACTTGATTCAGTGCACCAACGAGATGAATGTGAACATCCCTCAGCTGGCTGATACTCTGTTTGAGCGGACTGCCAGCACCAGCTGGGTGGTTGTCTTCAAGTCTCTCACCACTACACACCATCTGATGGTCTATGGCAATGAG AGATTTATACAATATCTGGCTTCAAGAAACACACTTTTTAACCTCAGCAACTTTTTGGACAGAAGTGGCCTACAAG GCTATGATATGTCAACATTCATCAGGAGGTACAGCCGCTACCTGAATGAGAAGGCTGTCTCCTACAGACAAGTCGCATTTGACTTCACTAAAGTGAAAAGAGG gtctgatggagtcaTGAGAACCATGAACACAGAGAAACTCCTTAAAACTATTTCTGTCATTCAGACTCAGATGGATGTGTTACTTGATTTCAAT GTCAACGCCAATGAACTGACAAACGGTGTGATCAATGCAGCCTTCATGCTTCTGTTTAAAGATGCAATCCGACTGTTTGCGGCCTACAATGAGAGCATAATCAACCTCCTGG AGAAATACTTTGACATGAAAAAAGTTCAATGCAAAGAAGGACTGGACCTCTACAAGAAGTTTCTTACACGAATGACAAGAATCTCCGAGTTCCTCAGAGTTGCAGAG CAAGTTGGAATTGATCGAGGAGATATCCCAGATCTGTCTCAG GCCCCAAGCAGTCTGCTGGATGCTCTGGAGCAGCACTTGGCCTCTTTAGAGGGAAAGAAAGTCAAAGATTCAACAGCAGCCAGCAG AGCTAGCACCCTCTCCAGTGCTGTCTCTTCCCTGGCCAACACCGGCATGTCTTTCTCCAAAGTGGACGAGAGAGAAAAGCAGGCTGCCCTGGAGGAAGAGCAGGCTCGCCTCAAAGCACTGAAA GAACAGCGTCTGAAAGAGCTCCAAAAGACCCCCACTACAGCGACCACAGACTCCTCCCCCGTCTCTCTGGATGGGACCATAGACTCTGCCCCTGTTCTTGACCCCTTCTCAACCACCAACTCGACCAGCAG CACCTTCAGCGCAGCCAGTGACCTACTGGACCTCCAGCCGACCTTCCAGCAGCCTctctccaccaccaccaacatATGGGGAG ACTCTTTCTGTGGGCCGTGCCCTTCCAACACCACTGCTCTGTTCCACTCTGAGCCTGCTGTGGCTGGTCTGTTCACAG cagggTTTCCAGCCTCCCCAGCTCCTCAGCAACCACAGAACCTGCGAGGCATCAATGCAGACTTTGACTCAGTTTTTGGCAACAACACTAATACCAACAACTTGGATTCCACAG GTGGCATCCTAAAACCTACAGTGGCATCCTCACCACATCAGCGCATGACTTTAAACAGCCAGCAGCCCCACCCCAAGTTGGTATGTGATGATCTGGATTCGTCACTTGCCAATCTTGTTGGCA ATCTAGGAATTGGGAACGGCAGAGCAAAGAA TGATCTTCACTGGAATCAGTCGGATGAGAAGAAGCTGACTGGTGGAACTAACTGGCTACCCAACACAGCTCCTTCCACCACCTGGAACCCTGCAACCATG GCACCATCTGCTGTGGCTTTCCCTGCAGCCACACCGACGGGCATGATGGCATATGCAATG CCTCCCCGAATGGGCTCCATGATGATCACACAGCCTACTATGATGTATACTCAGCCTGTGATGAGGTCACCCAACCCCTTTGGGCCCAATCCTGGTGCTCAG ATGCAGTTCATGTAA